Genomic DNA from Lactuca sativa cultivar Salinas chromosome 8, Lsat_Salinas_v11, whole genome shotgun sequence:
AAACACCAATAACAACGTTCTAATCTTATGTTTTCCTGCAAATAAAACCAAATTCTATGGAAATCACTCTCATTTACAACAGTTTACTGATATTTTCTGGAAGTTATCACAGTCTTATGTTTGATGGACAAGGAGATACAAAGCTCACTTATGGGATAAAAATTGTTGGAATGGGTCTAAGAACAACAAAGGCTGACAAGgtttgttttttaaataattacatctccattatatattttttaaactattttaatgtAAAATTAAAACAAGATATTAATGCATTTGTTGTTGTTCTTGATGCTTTTGTCAATGGTAGTTAATTTGATGGAAAAATATTTAATTCAAGCCAAATTATCTCAGATACGTTTCATATATAATCTTAGcaaattaataaaactttatgATAGTAATGTACTTTGACTTTACAcctatttttttttcctttttgtgatttcttttaatttctttaccaaaaaccaaagtacattgccatTTGGTTCATTTTCCATATTTATGTGGTAAATGCagtaaatagcaatgtacttccaatttacatgttctttttttttgttttttgtatatTCTTTTGATTTCTTTTTTCCAAAAAACTAACTACATTGGTATCAGGTGCATCATCCATTTTTAGGAGTTAAATTCcctaaatagcaatgtactttgaatttacaTCTTTTATTCCTTTTTTtgcaatttcttttaatttttgtaCCAAAAACCAAAGTACATGTCATTTGGTTCATTTTCCATATTTAAGTGGTAAATGCAGTAAATAGTAATGTACTTccaatttacatttttttttcttttgattttttttttcaaaaaactaatTGCATTGCCATTAGGTGCATCATCCATTTTTAGGAGTTAAATGCcctaaatagcaatgtacttgaaCTTACACATATTTTTCCTATTCTTTAccaaaaaccaaagtacattgtcatTTGGTTCTTTTTCCATATTTAGGTTATAAATACagtaaataacaatgtattttgaattCACACCTTTTGAATGTGTTGACCTCAACGTAATGTGGATGCCATTGTTGCTCAGAAGGTCACTAATTCAGATTAACAGGAACAGAACTTTGGCGCCTTTAACATCATTATACTTTGACCCTATTAGCCCAGCCACAACCGAAATGTTCAACCACTGTGTGTTGGTGCTTTTTCAGCTTATGGATCACTAAATAGGTAatgttctttgtgttcttacCTTTCTcttttcaactttattcaattcaaaaaaaaattacattgaaAATATAATCATTGTTTAGGATATCGAAGTAGCCAAACATGGTGAACATTGTACTTATCATGAAGATTTAGACTCCGAGACAAATTAGTATTTCTTTTAGTTGCCTAGCCATGAAGCTACATGTTTTTCTATTGATTTTTTTCCAGTTTTAACTGCTACAGTATATTTATTTCATAAGAGTTTAAATTAGGCCTCATAATCTATTCTATTATGGCATTTGTTGCAGCTTACAAGGACTATGATCGACCTTTCCCAAACCTTAAATCCTGATGCTAGAAATCTAAAAAGATGATGTCATTGTGGATACTTGAAGGCTATGATTGAATTTCTGTGGATTTTGGATTTCACTAGTTAAATATGAATGTTGACTGATTGttgtagttttggttttgaatttgttgggttgtgttttgaatcggtaaatttatattttttgatGTGCATATGACCACGTATTGCGGTCTTGATGAAAAATTAAATACTTTAAAGATAAAACATTAGAGCATATGGTATGGGCAACGAGAAGTGGTATTTTTGCTGATGTGGCGTTTCATAACATGGTCATAACACCATGAACACCATTTCCCCCTTGGTGTTCTGGCATACCTTGTTGGCGTTATGACATATTGAAACGGGAACTTTGATTGGCTGCACATTTCTTCTCTCTTTATTTTTCTCCTCTTAACCTCCTCATAGCATAGTTATAACATCATGAACACCATTTCTCCCGGTGTTATAAGTTGTTATAACACCATCTTAACGGACTCATACCTAATCCTCTAAAAAACGGGAGATAGTTATGTTAATTTTCAATATGTACTTTATCTTAGGACAAAGATTGTTAGCATATACTCCGTATTTATGTTAGCATATACTCCGTATTTGTGTTGTGCTTTAATTTTGGTCTACCTAGTTGAACTTTTTCTTAGTTAAGGTTGACCTAGTTATTTCAAATTTATATATCTATTTTCTTCTTATGGTAATCATATTTTCATTAATGATAAAATATTAACCATCGTTGGCTCTCAATTTTCATGGTATCATAGTGCAGTTCAAtccgtgtttttttttatttgttgattaaAGCAGGTTTAATGGAACTATGTGGggttttgatgattttttttttaatttgcttGAACtctaaagaaattaaaaaaagaaaaaaaaagattaaggAAATTTTCATTTCATAATGAAACTTAGCCAACAATACTTACAATAACTCTAATCAGAACATCGGTTTTTCTTGGCAATGCAAACGTAAAGGGCTGGATAACACGGAGATAATATAACTACACAATTTCTATATCTTATTCAGTTCCTGTGATTTTAAATCTTCATCAAGTGATCAAACATTAGGGCACAGGGGCATTATTGTCCATTCATGGGGGATTTGCACaaggaaaaaaaggaaaaaacagGCCCTCACAACCATAGTGTACTCTATGTTATGGAACATTTGGATAACAagaattttcaaaaaaattggTGGTCAATCCAACAAGAACTGCGGACACAATTATCTCACAAACATACAAATGGACCAAACAGAGGGGAAAAACGATATTAGTTGGGCTGAATGGAGTTAGATAGGTCGGTGCTGCAACCCCATAGCAAAATGCTATAACTGATTATAATTCTCATGTGTAATTTTATTTGTCATTTTTTCTTTCACTGTTTGTTCATGTTTAATGTCAGCTAGCtgttcaaaaaacaaaaaaaaaaatagattgcTTCTTGGAAATCCTTACATCGATTTCTTTGTAAAATTTACTCTTTTTCTAGAGTCTCCTAACTTCACAATATTATATCGTTCaaccaaaaaaataaacaaaaaaacaaactCACCAAATATCACATTATGCGGTTCGACAAATCCATTGCTCAAAAACTATGCTGAAGTTTACTTACGTTAACATGTTCTTGGAAAAACATGCATACTTATTTTTATTTACATGGAAAAAATGGCAAGGCATAAGTAAGATAGTGTTATATCATCTAGTTGGTTTCTTCATCTAATCATCTTAGGTTTATTTTGATGgattattttcaatatttaatgtATTAACATTGATTTCTAAACCATTCGTACCTAACTCCACCAACAATTTAATTACCTATAGCTTTTCTTCCTTTCGTAGCCAATTGAACAATTTTAATACAATTATTTCATTACGCTACTGTTATATTGTAACTTCATTTAATTTATTAATGTAACTATCACTACGTACATGGATTACAAATGTTGCTATGTTGTTTTTCATGTTCGTATGTATACAAGAGGTGCTAAAACTTAAACCCTATCAAAACGAATATtataaaacatgaaaattaaAAGGTGGTTCATTTATAAGTATTGACAAATTAGAACCATGCACACATCTTTTGATTTGTGTATAATCCATTGGTAGGCCGTAGAGTGGTTAAAATAGAAAACAACTAGGTTGATTATTTAATTGAATCCAACATAAAATAAAAAGATATTAGTTGTGGTCaggtataaataaaaaaaatattttaaagttcTTACAATTGCAACCGAGAAGGTCttatattttgatatattttcACAATTATATCACTACTAATACACTTTAGAACACTTTTTTCAATATATGATATGAAACTATCACTCAAAAATTGATCACTCATTTTGTTACGTTTCTTCATTTTTGAAAATGTATGTTCTACCCTCGTTGCAATATTTAAGATCAATGTAAGTTTCAAGAGAAAATAAATCTTTGAAAAGATTGCATGTTGTTCTTCAATCATCTTTTTGGTAAGTTCTCAAATTCTCTAATCGTTTATCTTCTCGCATATCCTTAGTGTAAtttataaattccattacaatAACTTGAAGATAATATGATGTTGGAAACTTTCCCCGATAAAAAGCATGGCTATCatttttcttttcataaaaatcatacATTTTGACTAACTCCACAATTTCTTCGTAACTTGCTAGCACCATCAGCGAATTCCATTCCAAAACGCCTTGTTAAAATTGCATGAATCACTTGAAATTCCAAAAGCTCCCTACATCTTGGATCCCCATGTAATATATTTGATACTACCTCTTCCAATAAGAAACATTCACTAGGAAAAAAACCAATGACTTTTAAAAGTAACTAAAACATAACTCTTTTGCTtataaaaaatgagaaaataggaaaagaagttaaaaacAAAGTACTTGACTTGTTCTATGAGGTTGATCCTTTGTAACGAGGAGATTGCAATAGCCATGTATCATGTCATACACATCCAACATGTTTTGGTCCTTGATCACTTGCTCAACCTATCACAATTACACCATTACATAAAAACTATGAAACTTTTTGCAATATTTTAATCATTCAAGAAAACCATGTTCACAATAATTAAATAGATGGATAGACGGACAGATGGATAAACACATAAACAAGCAGATAGTCGTATATAGAGAGAGATAATAAAAAATACCCAAAGGAGGGATTGTTGGTGGTGGTTCAGGCAAAGTTGGATGACATCGGAGAGGAGAGGGCGATGGTAAACCTTGCAAGGCGATGCTTTTTGAGTTGTTAGAGGCGGGAGATGGCGAGGGTTAGGTTGTTTTAAGCGTAGAGGTTTTAAATTTTTGTCCAAGTAGCGCATCAAGCTTTTTTCCCAAGGCTctcttttgttttctttttctaaGTATTTTTGGGAAGAAAACTATGCACAAGTTTGAAGTGCCAAGAAGATGCTAAATATACAAAGTAGGAGAGGGGTCAAAGACAATCATCAAAAAACCAACATGACGCTTTGAGTTATGACCAAGAAATATATCTATGGTGACTAGTTTAAATATTTCTTTAGGTTTTATCATTTGCACAATAAAATCgaacttttatttaaaaatagCATTTTCAATCCTAATTCATTTGATGACATTTTATGCATGAATTGTTATCATAAAAATGAGCATTTCAATAGGTCGAAGGGGGTATAAGAGGTTGTTGTGAACCCTCATGTGATACTCCTTTGAAGATTTGCGTAAATGGATGCAATGAGGGATTTATTTTCTTGGTCTGTTTTAAATCGcaaaagaggaaatttgaggggctTTTTGTGTAGTTTTAACGAATAAAGCGTGTGAATTTGATTCTAATCAAAACTTTGGTGAAAATCTCCATGTAGAATTGTAGTCGGCATTTATGTATTCTTGTTAAAATGATCCCGTTTAGACGTGTctgtttggatggatcggtttgattcgTTCAAATTAAgttaatccaaattaattttggttttcaaaacataaattcgaatagttcaaattaaattGAAATTTGATTTGAACCAACCAAATTGCAATTCGATTTGTGGTTTATGTGAGGCGAttgaggacattgtggtttgtAGTGGTCCTTTTTTTGGCGACATACAGTAGTGAATTGCTTTTCTACCCATTAGGTTTTGTGGTTTGAGTTTGTACTCGATAATAGAGGCTACCTCATATGCTTTTGTTGCCTTAAGGACCTAATATTGGGTattacaagaccacatcttacgggaTAGCGGCATATATGGCATGGATTCTGATTATGCTTATGTCTTAGCTTCTCTTCGTAACAAGATTTCGGACATTGACCTTAGTAGTTTTACTACTAAGGACACTACCCCCCTAAATCCCAGAGTACACTGGCGAGTGTCCTTTTTAGTAAAATTTTCCAAGATATGGAATTGCATTTCATCGTGATGGCTTGTCAGAAAGCAGTTTTCCAGTGTTTACGtgcaccacatgctcaagattttcttctagTTATCCCTATAGATGGTCTTGGCAAACATGTCTCCTGTAGAGTATCGTACCATCCTTAAATATCGACTTATGATTCCAATATTCCCAGCTGACGAGATATGTCTGGTGTGCTGCAAgacatgtttggactcttttggagagcatgcagTTCATTGAAAAAAACTCACGGGTTTCAAATACAGGCAGGATATGGTTAGAGATGTTTTGGTTGACATATTTAAGCATTTCAGGGTTTCTGCCAAGAAAGAGACTCATGTGAATTTCTTGACTGACCCGACAGAAGGAAGGTTAACCCTTAGACCACCTGACATTTTGATCTTTGGATGGGTTGGAGGGAAACACACATGTGTAGACCTTACGGTGGTATCCCTCCTCGTAGGCTTGAGGGTCGGGGGTTACATGACAAGACAGGCTGCATTAAAAACTGCTACATGCAAGGTCACCAAACATGAAAATCGTGCATgaaaaatcaacacgtgttcataccatttgcatttgatatgtTTGATTCTCTTGCGTCGGATGCGGTGGAGCTTCTTAATTGAGTACAACAGATCATGCATAGCAATGTCATACCTCCTAGATCTATGGatgtagttttcaaaagaattggttttacAATACAAAAAGACTTAAGAGCGCAACTTGTTGCCCGTTTCCGTTTGTCTTCTCATTCGTTGTACATTGATAACtaagttttattaataaaaaattaatgatAGTCgtaaccaatccgaaatccaaaataataattcaatTTTGCTAAAAAGTCATCTAAATATCCAAATATCTGAATCAAATTGTCCAATTGAACAATttggttttatccaaataatgaACAACCATACATTTAATACATTTAGTATTTATTAGTTTGTAAATATAAAAGGATCTATAGTTACGAGACCAGTACAAATATATCTTTGGTTAGATTTGGCAATTGGCGTATAGTGCATTTTATAttgttaaatttatatgttttaatGTCACCACGTTTGattatgaaatggtattttctatgtAAAACCTAAAACTATATAAACCaccatcaattaaaaaaaaaaaaaaaaaaaaaaaaaaaaaaggaacgcTAAGCATTTGAAATACGATACCAAACACAACTAGGAAAAACatttcagattcttgtcttttaTTGAGTATTAAAGAaactaatatatatttaaatatgaaAGATAAATTAAGTACttaatttcagttttggttttgaaTTTAACTTTTATAGTATTCGATTTGAGTATCTTGTATTATTGTTTTtgattaaaaattaaatattataaacctaaaaaataataataaaatgcaATCTTGATTGTTTTCTATTTCAAGCTCTACAAAACATCTCGAATATCAACAAAATACCCTATTACAAAATTTCTTATATTTTTAGATACCAAAAAGCATATAACTACCACCATAAATAAAAGAAAcccttaaaaaaaataaaagctaCAAGCTACTTCTACCGGTTATTACCTATACACCTTTTTGATCATTGTAATTTAACTTATTTTCTTACATTTACTTGTTGCACTTCTAAAGTATTATAATCTTTAGCAGAATAACACAATTCATTTCCGTTTGAATCTGAATCTGAATCATCTGAAGCAAATGATTCCGAGCGAGTGAGTTCGGTTGATGTTTTGGCGGCAGCTGAAACATAAGCCTCTGCTTCAAAAGCATCTTGCGTTGCATCTTTATATTTTTTCGACTTAAAAAAGCTTATCTTCTTTCCAAATTTCTTTTTCTCCATCACTTTCTCCTACAACCATTAATTCAAATTTTAACAGTTTTTAAtgtaatttattaatttaattacatTTTTCTACAAACCTTTCTTATTTCGGAAGAAGATATCTCTAGTTGCAAAATTACACCATTCTCTTTGGCAATGCCCGTAAGCATCTTCATTCTGCACTCCAAAGTCGATTGTGCGGGTGACAGTTTTTGTATCATCtaaaaccataaaaaaaaaagttctttAATAATTAAAGTAACAAAACCTTCATATTATATAAACACACGACTatcattttttcttttaaatctaACCTTTTGACTAACTCCACAATTTCTTCGTAACTCGCTAGCATCATTAGCGAATTCCTTTCCAAAACGCCTTGTTAAAATCACACGTATCTTTTGAAGTTCTGGAAACTCCCCACATCTTGGAGCCGCATATAATAGATTTGATACTGCATCTTCCAATTCTTTTGGACATTCACTGTGGAATAAAAAACACATTCTTTCAAATatgtaaataaaacatttttgtttCGTTTATTCAAAGTGGAGAAGATGAGACATGCATACAAAAAAACAACATACTTGACTTGGTCTACGAGGTTGATCATTTGTATGAGGAGATAACAATAGGTATGTATCATGTCATACACATCCAACATGTTTTGGTCCTTGATCACTTGCTCAATCTGTCATATTTACaccattattattttttttaaaagaaaaaattgcTATTTTTTCACCATTCTAAAAATATCAGTTTCattatagatagatagatagacagATGAACAGATAAACAGATAGATAGATAAATTAGATAGATTTGAGGAATACCTGAAGGAGGGCTTGTTGGTGGTGGTTAAGGCGGAGGAGTTGGATGACATCGGAGATGGTAATTGTGACTCTTGCAAGGCGGTTGTTTTTTAGGAGTGAGAGGCGGGAGATGGCGAGGTTTACGGTGGTTTTAAGCTTTGATGTTTTGAATTTCCGACCAAGGAGAGCATCAAGCTTTCTTCCCATGGCCTTCTCTTTCTTTTGCTTAGTGTTTTGGGAAGAAAACTATGTACAATTTGGAAATAGGAAGAAGATGCTAAATATACAAAGTAGGAGGATCAAAGACAACCAACAAAAAACCAACTTGACACTTCCAATTTATGACCAAGAAAGAGACCCATGAGTACTCGT
This window encodes:
- the LOC111916851 gene encoding uncharacterized protein LOC111916851, whose translation is MGRKLDALLGRKFKTSKLKTTVNLAISRLSLLKNNRLARVTITISDVIQLLRLNHHQQALLQIEQVIKDQNMLDVYDMIHTYCYLLIQMINLVDQVNECPKELEDAVSNLLYAAPRCGEFPELQKIRVILTRRFGKEFANDASELRRNCGVSQKMIQKLSPAQSTLECRMKMLTGIAKENGVILQLEISSSEIRKEKVMEKKKFGKKISFFKSKKYKDATQDAFEAEAYVSAAAKTSTELTRSESFASDDSDSDSNGNELCYSAKDYNTLEVQQVNVRK